The following proteins are co-located in the Hemicordylus capensis ecotype Gifberg chromosome 11, rHemCap1.1.pri, whole genome shotgun sequence genome:
- the RPL36A gene encoding 60S ribosomal protein L36a, translating to MRTAELWRAREERRSVSPPSVSLLLLRLIHFRFQAEALLLSLGAAGAGKMVNVPKTRRTYCKKCGKHQPHKVTQYKKGKESLYAQGKRRYDRKRSGYGGQTKPIFRKKAKTTKKIVLRLECVEPNCRSKRMLAIKRCKHFELGGDKKRKGQVIQF from the exons ATGCGCACCGCTGAACTCTGGCGCGCGCGAGAAGAACGACGCTCTGTCTCTCCGCCTTCCGTTTCTCTTCTGCTCCTGCGCCTCATCCACTTCCGCTTCCAGGCAGAggccctcctcctttccctgggTGCTGCCGGCGCTGGCAAGATG GTGAACGTTCCCAAAACCCGCAGGACCTACTGCAAGAAGTGTGGGAAGCACCAGCCCCACAAAGTGACCCAGTACAAGAAGGGCAAAGAGTCTCTCTACGCGCAGG GGAAGCGGCGCTATGATCGCAAGCGGAGCGGCTACGGTGGGCAGACAAAGCCCATTTTCCGCAAAAAG GCAAAGACCACCAAGAAGATTGTGCTGAGGCTGGAGTGTGTGGAGCCCAACTGCCGCTCGAAGAGGATGCTGGCCATCAAGCGGTGCAAGCACTTCGAGCTGGGAGGAGACAAGAAGCGGAAG GGCCAGGTCATCCAGTTCTAg